One Idiomarina loihiensis L2TR genomic window carries:
- the flhB gene encoding flagellar biosynthesis protein FlhB, translating into MAETDQERTEDPTERRKQQARDKGQIARSKEMGTGFVLVSAAVSFFWFGGALYQGVRNVFEIMFTLDRQHAFDTSKMYEAFAIAFGEILWPILTIFAFIVVFTFLGNSWLGGINFSAQAMAPKFNRMNPLNGFKRMFGVQALVELIKAIAKFMVVAVSAYFLLKWKFVDILQMSMGQMPTMIENALDTLLWMFLLLCLSIFLIVVIDAPFQVWKHNKDLKMSKQEVKDEHKDTEGSPEVKGRIRRLQMEMANRRMMQEVPKADVVVTNPTHYAVALKYDDGGVQAPVLLAKGTDETAAKIREIALEYEIPLVASPGLARSIYHTTELEKEIPKGLFVAVAQILAYVYQLRMFKKGQAKRPKKPPMDKDIPDDLRY; encoded by the coding sequence ATGGCTGAGACTGATCAGGAACGTACAGAAGACCCCACGGAGCGACGAAAACAGCAGGCCCGCGACAAAGGCCAAATTGCTCGCTCCAAAGAAATGGGAACCGGCTTTGTATTGGTGAGTGCCGCAGTTTCGTTTTTCTGGTTCGGTGGTGCTTTGTACCAGGGCGTGCGTAACGTTTTTGAAATTATGTTTACGCTTGACCGACAGCACGCGTTTGACACCAGCAAAATGTATGAAGCCTTTGCCATTGCCTTTGGTGAAATTCTCTGGCCAATACTGACCATTTTTGCCTTTATTGTGGTGTTTACCTTTCTGGGGAACAGCTGGTTGGGTGGCATTAACTTTTCCGCTCAGGCAATGGCACCTAAATTTAACCGGATGAATCCGCTTAATGGATTTAAACGGATGTTTGGTGTTCAGGCATTGGTGGAGCTGATAAAAGCCATAGCTAAGTTTATGGTGGTAGCCGTTTCTGCATACTTTCTGCTTAAGTGGAAATTTGTCGACATTCTGCAAATGTCTATGGGGCAGATGCCGACCATGATTGAAAACGCGCTGGACACCTTACTATGGATGTTCCTGTTGTTGTGTTTGTCGATATTTCTTATTGTCGTTATTGATGCTCCCTTCCAGGTATGGAAACACAATAAAGACTTAAAAATGAGTAAGCAGGAAGTCAAAGACGAACACAAAGACACGGAAGGGAGTCCGGAAGTTAAAGGGCGTATTCGTCGCTTACAAATGGAAATGGCAAATCGCCGAATGATGCAGGAAGTGCCTAAGGCCGACGTTGTTGTAACTAACCCTACCCACTATGCTGTCGCTTTAAAATATGACGACGGCGGCGTACAGGCTCCGGTTCTTCTTGCAAAAGGAACCGATGAAACTGCTGCAAAAATTCGTGAAATTGCTCTGGAATATGAAATTCCGCTGGTTGCTTCGCCGGGGCTTGCCCGCTCAATTTACCATACCACCGAGCTGGAAAAAGAAATTCCGAAAGGGCTGTTCGTGGCCGTGGCACAGATTCTTGCGTACGTATATCAATTACGAATGTTTAAGAAAGGACAGGCGAAACGTCCGAAAAAACCACCTATGGATAAAGATATTCCGGACGATTTACGTTACTAA
- the fliP gene encoding flagellar type III secretion system pore protein FliP (The bacterial flagellar biogenesis protein FliP forms a type III secretion system (T3SS)-type pore required for flagellar assembly.) — protein sequence MNRWLLLCILAVLCLLPEQAFAWQDLTAVTVKTNPDGSEEYSVTLQILAIMTALTFIPAMVIMMTSFTRIIIVLAILRQAIGLQQSPSNQVLLGIALFLSFFIMTPVLNEINDKALQPYLNEEIQSMEAVDRAKAPIKAFMLAQTRLTDLETFVEISGTEGVQEPEDVPMSVLIPSFITSELKTAFQIGFMLFIPFLIIDLVVASVLMAMGMMMLSPMIVSLPFKLMLFVLVDGWSLTMSTLAGSFGV from the coding sequence ATGAACCGCTGGTTGCTGCTTTGTATTTTAGCCGTGTTGTGTTTGCTGCCTGAGCAGGCTTTCGCCTGGCAGGATCTTACTGCGGTTACGGTAAAAACAAACCCCGATGGTAGTGAAGAGTACTCTGTAACGCTGCAAATTTTGGCGATAATGACGGCGCTGACCTTCATTCCCGCTATGGTCATTATGATGACCTCATTTACCCGAATTATTATCGTTTTAGCTATTCTGCGTCAGGCCATCGGTCTGCAACAGTCGCCTTCTAATCAGGTGCTACTGGGCATCGCGCTGTTTTTAAGCTTTTTCATCATGACGCCGGTTTTAAACGAAATAAATGACAAAGCGTTACAACCCTACTTAAATGAAGAGATACAGTCGATGGAGGCGGTCGACAGAGCAAAAGCGCCGATAAAAGCCTTTATGCTGGCGCAAACACGCTTAACCGATTTAGAAACCTTTGTCGAAATATCAGGAACCGAGGGCGTGCAAGAGCCGGAGGACGTGCCTATGTCGGTGCTTATTCCGTCCTTTATAACTTCCGAGCTAAAAACCGCCTTTCAAATAGGCTTCATGCTGTTTATTCCGTTTTTGATTATTGATTTGGTGGTCGCCAGCGTTCTCATGGCCATGGGTATGATGATGCTGTCGCCCATGATCGTATCGCTGCCGTTTAAACTCATGTTGTTCGTGCTGGTTGATGGCTGGAGTTTAACCATGAGTACCCTGGCCGGAAGTTTCGGGGTTTAG
- the fliO gene encoding flagellar biosynthetic protein FliO codes for MNVFVSFASLVLLPSAAKAEEKAGIISGNDIGAMVLALFAVLAVIVVLASLLKRFNLKFQGASGLKVLSSVSLGPKERLVIVDVGGQKLLLGVTQQRIECLKELPGDINLEGKQEQ; via the coding sequence TTGAACGTATTCGTAAGCTTCGCTAGTTTGGTGCTGTTGCCCTCTGCTGCCAAGGCGGAAGAGAAAGCTGGCATTATTTCAGGCAATGACATAGGCGCCATGGTTTTGGCGCTTTTTGCCGTTTTAGCGGTGATTGTGGTTTTAGCCTCGCTGTTAAAACGCTTTAACCTCAAGTTTCAGGGCGCATCTGGTCTGAAAGTACTGAGTAGCGTGTCTTTAGGGCCCAAAGAGCGGCTGGTCATTGTGGATGTTGGGGGGCAGAAATTGTTACTTGGTGTCACTCAGCAACGCATAGAATGCCTGAAAGAGTTGCCAGGCGATATCAACCTGGAAGGAAAACAAGAACAATGA
- the fliR gene encoding flagellar biosynthetic protein FliR, giving the protein MDLVTSVLLEWLEQHLWPLTRVSSMIMSMALFSGTIVNSRVKIFLSLAIIMAVSPALPEINAGVEMMSVGGFLVTAQQVVIGVALGLLSILFLQTFVLGGQIIAMQIGLGFASMVDPTNGQQVPVIAQFFLMLASLVFLAFDGHLLMIHMVVASFDAIPVGMTGLDADALFAVAEWGVYMFSAALTAMLSGVIALLLINLSFGVMTRAAPQLNIFAIGFPITMVSGLVVVWLTMGGFIFHFENQWARVVQTMCEILGSQCA; this is encoded by the coding sequence ATGGATCTGGTGACTTCTGTTCTGCTCGAGTGGTTGGAACAACACCTGTGGCCGCTAACACGGGTGTCATCAATGATCATGAGTATGGCACTGTTTTCCGGCACCATAGTGAACTCCCGCGTCAAAATCTTTTTATCTCTTGCCATTATTATGGCCGTTTCACCTGCTTTGCCGGAAATTAATGCGGGCGTTGAAATGATGTCGGTAGGCGGTTTCTTAGTTACAGCACAGCAAGTCGTTATTGGGGTTGCCTTAGGGTTGCTTTCCATTTTGTTCCTGCAAACATTTGTTCTGGGTGGCCAAATTATTGCCATGCAAATTGGTTTGGGTTTCGCCTCTATGGTTGACCCCACCAACGGCCAGCAAGTGCCGGTTATTGCACAGTTCTTTTTAATGTTAGCCAGTCTGGTTTTTCTCGCGTTCGACGGGCATTTATTAATGATTCATATGGTTGTTGCCAGTTTTGACGCAATACCTGTGGGTATGACCGGGTTGGATGCCGACGCTTTATTTGCGGTTGCGGAGTGGGGCGTTTACATGTTCTCGGCGGCCTTAACGGCGATGCTTTCGGGGGTCATTGCGTTGCTGCTAATTAACTTAAGCTTTGGGGTTATGACCCGGGCGGCTCCACAGCTGAACATTTTTGCTATTGGTTTTCCTATTACTATGGTCAGTGGATTAGTGGTTGTGTGGCTAACCATGGGCGGCTTTATTTTTCACTTCGAAAACCAATGGGCGCGGGTTGTACAAACCATGTGCGAGATATTGGGTAGTCAATGTGCTTAA
- the fliQ gene encoding flagellar biosynthesis protein FliQ, translating into MSPEMFLDIFQEALKTIVIMVAFIIIPGLLVGLVVAVFQAATSINEQTLSFLPRLLVTLAVIGLGGHFLTETVMDFTIEMFNRIPEVVG; encoded by the coding sequence ATGTCACCGGAAATGTTTCTCGACATTTTCCAGGAAGCTTTGAAAACCATAGTGATTATGGTGGCTTTTATAATTATTCCCGGACTTTTAGTGGGTCTGGTCGTTGCGGTTTTCCAGGCAGCTACCTCTATCAACGAGCAAACCTTAAGCTTTCTGCCCCGCCTACTTGTCACTCTTGCCGTTATTGGTCTTGGTGGACACTTCCTGACTGAAACCGTAATGGACTTCACTATCGAGATGTTTAACCGGATACCTGAAGTGGTCGGCTAA